A genome region from Natronosalvus rutilus includes the following:
- a CDS encoding DUF7512 family protein, with the protein MRDTHTVPSGTVQAMTIVGVVFAEVIVLYVGYGALVAIVEPSIRDLLGGDSAWNSSD; encoded by the coding sequence ATCCGCGATACGCATACAGTACCGAGTGGAACTGTGCAGGCTATGACGATTGTCGGCGTCGTTTTCGCCGAGGTTATCGTGCTGTACGTCGGTTACGGCGCTCTCGTGGCAATCGTCGAACCGTCGATTCGTGACCTGCTCGGTGGAGACTCCGCATGGAACTCCTCGGATTAA